CCACCGGCATCCTCGACCCGGACGGGAGCATCTGGGCAGCGATCCGGGCGGGCGCCCTGGACGCGCGCGCCTACAAAGCCCACCGGGCCGACCGGCGCTACCTGGACGACTTCCGCGACGACTACCGCGACGTGATCGACCTGGGCGCGCAGATGCAGTTCTACCTGGACCCGCGCGCCCGCGTGTACGCGGAACGCATGTACGCCCCGCCGCGCACCGTGCCCGTCGCGGAGCTGGGGCGGTGGGAACCGCGGGACCGGCGTGCGCACTACCTGAAGCAGGTCGCCGAGCGGGGGATGCGGGCGTACTCGGTGGACGTGACCACACCCGACGTGGCCATGGCCGGGCTGCACGTGTCCCGTGTGGTGGTGCCCGAGCTCTACACCAACGCCCCCGCCTCACTCCCCTACCTCGGCGGTACCCGCCTGTACGAGGAACCCGCCGAGCGGGGGTGGCTGCCCGCTCCCGTCAGCGAGAACGAGCTGTTCCTCGCCCCGATCCCGCACGTGTGAGGAGGTGACCGTGTCGAACACCGCACGATCCGCACTGCCGCGGCGCCCGCTGACAGACCTGGTGGACGCCCGTTCGGGTCTGGTGCACTCCCTGGTGCCCGAACCCCTGCACCCCTCCCTTCCTCCGGCGCTGCACCTGGTGGCCGCGCACCCGAACACCCGGCACGGTGGCGGCGCGCGCGGCCAGGCCACCCCGGGTGGCGCCGCCTGGTGGGACCGGGCCGCGGCCGAGGCGGCCGCCCTGGGTGAGGCGGTCGAGCGCCACTGCGCGGACTCGGTACCCGTGGAGCGCCGCTCCCGCTGGAGCGACCTGGCCGCCGAGGGCGTCGCTGCCGTGGACCCCGCCTCGCTGGCCCTGTACTCCGACCAGCAGTACGACGCGCCGGGTTTCCCGTTCGTCCGCTTCGACCGCGATCTGACGGTGGCCTGGACACGTGGATACTCGGTCCCGGAGCAGGAACCCGTCCTGGTCCCCACCTCACTGATCGGACTGGGCGCCGTCGAGGGCCAACCCCTGACCCACCTGCCGGTCAACGCCGGTGTGGCCGCGGCAACCGACGTCGACGGGGCACGGCTGTCCGCGCTGGAGGAAGTGCTGGAACGGCACTGCCTGGCCACCGCCTGGGAGTTCGGGACCGCCTTCGATCCCCTTCCCGTGCCCCCGTGGCTGACCGGGGTGCTCGGCGGCGACGCGGCCGCCCAGGAGTGCTTCGTGTGGTCGGTGCCCAACGAGTTCGGCCTGCCGGTCGCCGCCGTGCTGCTGCGCGACCGCCGGGACGGGGTGCTGGGTATGGGCACGGCGCTGCGTCCGAGAACTGATGCCGCCGTGGCCAAGGCGGCGGCCGAGGCCGTGGTCTCCTGCCAGGCCGCCCGACGCCTGTGCGACGAGCGGGAGATGGGTGCGCTGTTCGAGGAACAGCCGGACACGGTGCTCAGGCCCTGGCGGGCCCAGCGCGACTACGCCCGCGCCTACCGCTCCGACCTGCGCGACCTGGTGGACGTCTCCTGCCACGTCCAGTACCACCTCGACCCGGGGGTGTGGCCGGAGCTGTCCGCCTGTCTGGGCTCGGGCACGCACCCCGAGGGGTGGTCGGCCTCGCGCGAGGCGGCCGATCGCGCGGCCTACCCGGGGATCGTGCGTGAACGCGGCTACCGGGTGGTGGCCGTGGATCTGACCACCCCCGACGTCGCCTCCTGCGGTCTGGCCGTGGCCCGGGCGGTGGTCCCCGGGCTGCGGGCCACCGCACCGGCCGCCTTCCCGAT
This DNA window, taken from Nocardiopsis exhalans, encodes the following:
- a CDS encoding YcaO-like family protein, coding for MSNTARSALPRRPLTDLVDARSGLVHSLVPEPLHPSLPPALHLVAAHPNTRHGGGARGQATPGGAAWWDRAAAEAAALGEAVERHCADSVPVERRSRWSDLAAEGVAAVDPASLALYSDQQYDAPGFPFVRFDRDLTVAWTRGYSVPEQEPVLVPTSLIGLGAVEGQPLTHLPVNAGVAAATDVDGARLSALEEVLERHCLATAWEFGTAFDPLPVPPWLTGVLGGDAAAQECFVWSVPNEFGLPVAAVLLRDRRDGVLGMGTALRPRTDAAVAKAAAEAVVSCQAARRLCDEREMGALFEEQPDTVLRPWRAQRDYARAYRSDLRDLVDVSCHVQYHLDPGVWPELSACLGSGTHPEGWSASREAADRAAYPGIVRERGYRVVAVDLTTPDVASCGLAVARAVVPGLRATAPAAFPMLGGSRPCPPERSLPHLRPLPLPHA